The Pectobacterium parmentieri genome segment GGCAGGTGCGGCGCAGACCGACACACGTATTGATGCCTTCGCTGACAAGCTGGATGCCGTCGTGCTGCTGCTGGTGAACGCCGCGCAGGTGAACGGGATTCTATTCGGTGAACCGCAGGTCGCCGCTAAGCTCAAGCCCGGCACTGTGGTCATGGTGTCTTCCACGATCTCCGCGCAGGATGCCAAAAATATCGAGCAGCGTCTGGCCGAACATCAACTCATCATGCTGGATGCACCGGTATCCGGCGGTGCAGCGAAAGCCGCCGCAGGCGATATGACGGTGATGGCATCGGGTTCCGATCTGGCGTTTGAGAAGCTGAAGCCGGTACTCGATGCCGTAGCGGGAAAGGTCTATCGCATCGGTGAAGACATCGGACTGGGTGCAACGGTTAAAATTATCCACCAGTTGTTGGCAGGCGTACACATTGCTGCCGGCGCAGAAGCGATGGCGCTGGCCGCCCGTGCCGATATCCCACTGGATATCATGTATGACGTGGTGACCAATGCCGCTGGAAATTCCTGGATGTTTGAAAACCGCATGCGCCACGTTGTCGATGGCGACTACACGCCAAAATCAGCCGTTGATATCTTCGTCAAAGATCTGGGATTGGTCACCGACACGGCCAAATCACTCCATTTCCCGCTGCCGCTGGCCTCCACCGCATTCAACATGTTTACCGCCGCCAGCAACGCTGGGTTCGGTAAAGAAGACGACAGTGCGGTCATCAAAATTTTTAACGGCATTACGCTGCCGGAAAAGAAGGAGGCACCATGATCAAGCTAGGTGTGATTGCCGACGATTTTACCGGTGCCACAGATATCGCCAGCTTTCTGGTCAACAACGGGCTGCCGACCGTGCAACTCAACGGTGTACCGCCGTCCGATTTTAAGGTCGACACGCAGGCCGTGGTGATTAGCCTGAAGTCGCGTTCCTGCCCGGCGGAACAGGCCGTGGCGGATTCACTTAAGGCGCTGGCGTGGCTGCAACAGCAGGGCTGCCAGCAGTTCTACTTTAAATATTGCTCTACCTTCGACAGCACCACGAAAGGCAACATCGGTCCGGTAATCGATGCGCTGTTAGATCAGCTTAGCGAAACGCAAACCATCATCTCTCCAGCGCTGCCGGTGAACGGAAGAACCGTTTATCAGGGGCATTTATTCGTGATGGATCAATTGCTGTCCGAGTCTGGAATGCGCCACCATCCGGTCACGCCAATGACAGACAGCAACCTGATGCGCGTGATGGAGCAGCAGGCAACCGGGCGCTGTGGACTGGTGCCGTATGCCGTGATGGATCAGGGTGCAGAGGCCGTCAAACAGCGGCTGGCGCAGTTGAAAGAACAGGGTATGCGCTATGTGGTGCTGGATACGCTGAACGAGCAGCACCTGCTGACGCAGGGCGAGGCGCTGCGCGACATGAAGCTGGTCACCGGCGGCTCCGGTCTGGCGATTGGTCTGGCACGCCAGTGGGCGGAGTCCGCGACACAAACCGGTTCCGCCACCGAGGCGGGGAAACCACAATCCGGTGCAGGCGTTGTGCTATCCGGCTCCTGCTCAGTGATGACCAACAAGCAGGTCGCTCACTACCTGAAACAGGCGGCGGGTCGTGCCATTGACGTCGCCCGCTGCTTAGCAAGCGATGACGCTCAGAAAGCCTATGTGCAGGAGTTGGCTGACTGGGTAAAAGCACATCGTGACGACGCGCTCGCGCCGTTGCTGTATGCCACCTCGTCACCCGACGAACTGGCGCAGATTCAGCAGCGCTGGGGGGCGGAAGCCAGTAGCCAGGCAGTAGAACAACTGTTTGCCGCTGTCGCTCATCAGCTTCAGCAGGATGGCTTTCAGCGTTTCATTATCGCGGGTGGGGAAACCTCCAGCATCGTGGTGCAAACGCTGGGTATTCACGCGTTCCATATCGGGCCGTCTATTTCTCCCGGCGTGCCGTGGGTACGTTCTACCAATCATCCGCTTTCGCTGGCGTTGAAATCCGGCAACTTCGGTGATGAAGACTTTTTTGCCCGCGCCCAAAAGGAGTTTGCCGCATGAGTGAAAAACACCACAGCACTGAAGCAGTGCTGAACAGCGAGCAGCGCGCACGCGCGGACATGGTCAAGCTGGGCGCATCCTTTTTCCAGCGTGGCTACGCCACTGGTTCGGCTGGCAATCTCTCGCTGTTACTGGATGACAGCACGCTACTGGCAACGCCAACCGGCTCCTGCCTCGGTGAATTGGATGCCGAGCGGCTGTCCAAAGTCAGTCTGAGCGGTGAGTGGATTTCCGGCGATAAACCCTCGAAAGAGGTCAGCTTCCATCTGTCGATTTACCGTAACGACCCCGAATGCAAAGCGATCGTTCACCTGCACAGCACCTACCTGACGGCGCTCTCGTGTCTGGAAGGGTTGGATACACAGGACGCCATCAAGCCGTTCACGCCTTACGTGGTGATGCGCGTCGGTAAAGTACCCGTCGTCCCTTATTACCGCCCCGGCGACGCGCGACTCGGTGAAGATCTGGCAAAGCTGGCCTCGCGTTATAAAGCGTTTTTATTGGCTAACCACGGCCCGGTCGTCACCGGTAAGGATCTGCGAGCGGCGGCGGACAACATGGAAGAGCTGGAAGAAACCGCCAAGCTGATTTTTATTCTCGGTGACCGAAAAATTCGCTACCTCACCGCTGACGATATTGCCGAGCTCTCTTGATGAGCCGAGGAGTTAACCATGCCTAAGTTTGCTGCCAATCTTTCTATGCTGTTTACCGACGTGCCGTTTCTCGATCGCTTTAAAGCCGCTGCCGATGCGGGTTTCACTTCGGTCGAGTACCTGTTTCCTTATGAATATCCGGCATCGCTGCTGGCGGAAAAGCTGCGGGAAAATGGCTTGGAGCAAGTGTTGTTCAATACCGCGCCCGGCAATATCGCCGCAGGCGAGTGGGGCGTGTCTGCCCTGCCCGACCGTGTTGAAGATGCGCACCGGGATATTGATAACGCTCTGGAATATGCACTGGCGCTGAATTGTCCTTCGGTGCTGGTAATGGGGGGCGTCGTTCCACCCGGTGAAGACCGTGCAGCCTATCAGCAAACCTTTATCGATAACCTGCGCTACGCCGCCGATAAGTTTGCGCCGCACGGTATCAATATCATGATTGAGGCACTGAGCGCGAAGGTGAAACCGAATTATCTGTTCGCCAGTCAATATCAGGCGCTGGAATTAGCTAATCTGATCGACCGGCCGAACGTCTATATCCAGTTGGATTTCTTCCACGCGCAGATTGTCGATGGCAACCTGACGCAAATTATCCACGATTTGGATGGCCGTATCGGACATATTCAAATTGCCTCTGTTCCTGCACGGCATGAACCCGATGAGGGGGAAATTAATTACCCGTTTATCTTTGCCGAATTGGATCGCGTGAATTATTCCGGCTGGATTGGCTGTGAATATAACCCACGAGGCAAAACGGAAGACGGGCTGGGATGGGTTAAACCCTGGCTGGAAAAATAAACCATCGCGGCAATGCATTACTATTTTATAAAAAAGCAAACACCAGAGACACCTTGATAAAATACGAGAAAAGGTCAGGTTCCCGCATTATTTTAATGTGGGAATCAGGTCATCCTTTTCTTCAAATAAAACAATAACCCAACACCTTTTCAGCCTCTGAATTGAAAATAATGGGTCAATGAGGATAAGAACATGGCCACCTCGCTCTTACTCTGCATCGCTATCGCCGGGGTATTACTCCTGCTGCTGATGGTCATTAAATTTAAAATTCAGCCCTTTGTCGCCCTGCTGGTTGTCAGTTTACTTGTTGCCTTAGCAACCGGTATTCCTACTGCTGAGGTGATGAAAGTGATTACCTCCGGCATGGGCGGTATTCTCGGTTCGGTGGCAATTATTATCGGCCTCGGAGCCATGCTCGGCAGGATGATCGAAGTGTCCGGCGGCGCGGAATCCCTGGCACACCGCTTTGCCCAATTAATGGGACCGGGATTAATGGTGGCCGCATTAACCATTGCCGCCTTTATTCTTGGTATTCCGGTCTTTTTCGATGTCGGCTTTATTATTCTCGCCCCGATTATTTACGGCTTTGCGAAAGTCGCTAAAGTTTCCCCGATTAAATTCGGTTTGCCCGTCGCAGGCGTGATGCTGACGGTACACGTTGCACTGCCGCCCCACCCTGGCCCAGTCGCCGCGGCTGGCCTGTTGAATGCGGATATCGGTTGGCTGACCATCATCGGCCTGCTGGTGTCGATTCCAGTCGGCATCATCAGCTACTGGGCAGCCAAAGCCATGAACCGCCGCAAATATGCGCTTTCCGTCGAGGTACTGGAGCAGCTACAGTTGGCGAAGCCGGAAGACAGCACACCGGATACGGCACCCGTCTCTGCCCCCTCGGCTGGGCTGATCGCCGCGCTGATCGCCATACCTATCGCCATCATTATGCTCGGCACCGTGTCTGCAACCATTTTGCCAGCCGGACATCCCGTGCGTAACGTGATGTCACTGGTTGGATCTCCCGCTGTGGCGCTGCTGATTGCACTGGCATTAGCGTTCTGGCTGATCGCTCTGCGTCGCGGTTGGTCGTTGGAAAAGGCCAGCGGTGTCATGGGCGATGCCATGCCTGCCGCAGCGATGGTCATTATGGTGACCGGTGCCGGTGGTGTGTTCGGCAAGGTGCTGGTGGAGTCAGGCATCGGTAAAGCGCTGGCGGATACGCTGACCAGCATTCATCTGCCGCTGGTGCCTGCCGCATTTATTCTGTCGTTGGCGCTGCGTGCCTCACAAGGTTCTGCCACCGTCGCCATTCTCACCACCTGTGGCCTGCTGAGCGAAGCCGTCAGCAGCCTGAACCAGATGCAGTTGGTGCTGGTGACGCTCTCTGCCTGCTTTGGTGGGCTGGGCCTGTCGCACGTTAATGACTCCGGTTTCTGGATCGTCACCAAATATCTGGGGCTATCCGTCGCCGATGGCCTGCGTACCTGGACGGTGTTAACCACTCTTCTCGGGCTGGCCGGGTTCCTCTTTACCTGGGCGCTTTGGCTGGTCATGTAAGCTTTTCAACGTTTCACTACGGAAAACCGCCGATATTCAGCGGTTTTCCTCGTTATGCCAAAAAATACGCCCGTTTTACTCTTATATTCCACATCTGCCTATCCATGTGCTGCCTTTATAATGTGCTCATGGCAAGGGACAGCGTGCTCTCCTGCCAGGCAAGTCTGCATAATACATACACTATGTCATCAACAGTGCATGTCATCAGAAATACGTCCTATTCCTGACCTATCGTAGATAGCAGCCCAATCCATGAGGCTAAGCCTGTATCAATCGATGAAGAATAATAAAGGAACACTATGAATTTTTTAGCAAAAATGAAGCTTGGCACCATGCTGGGTTCTGGCTTCGCCTCTGTCATTATCATCGGTCTGATGGTCGCCGTTCTGGGTCGCGTACACCTCGCTAATCTGGGTAAGGATATTGAATCACTCTCTGAAAAAAATCTGACCAACCTGCTTCTCATTCAGGACACCAAAAGTGGTTTTGAGGTTGTCGCCCGTGTAGTCCGTAATATCGGTCTCTCACAAGACAACGCCCGTATACAGGAAGAAAAACGCCTGTTTGATCAGCAGATTACCCGAAATAATGAAGCGCTGGCGAAAGTCTATAAACAGCTTGCCGAACCGGAGGCTCGTGATCTGCTGGAACAACTCACACAGGCACGGCCGGTTTATCTGCAAGCGGTGAATAAGGCCATTGCATTAAGCCTCTCCGGGGTGCCCGAAGAAAAAGTGCAGGCAACATTAGTCATGGTCAATGAAATGCCACCCGCACAGGCGTCCGTTTTCGCGGCTCTGGACGGGCTGACTGCGTTGCAGAAAGAGCAAACGATGAAAATGACGACCAACGCTATGAATAAAGCCAAGGATGATGGAAATATGCTGCTGCTGTTTGCTGCGTTCTCAGTATTCATCGGGATTTTTATCTCCATTCTGATCACCCGCACGATAAAGAACCTGCTGGGTGGCGAAGTGACTTACGCCGCACAGATCGCCCAAGCGGTTGCGCAGGGAAATCTGGCTGTCGCGATCAATCTCCGCTCTGGAGACGATCGCAGCGTGCTAGCAGCAATGGATGGTATGCGTAAAAGCCTGAGCAGTATCGTTGAACAAGTGCGTGAGAGCAGTGAATCTATCGCAACCGGCGCCAGCCAGATCGCCGCAGGCAGCACCGATCTCAGCCAGCGCACGGAAGAACAGGCGGCCAACCTGCAACAAACCGCCGCCTCAATGGAAGAGATGAGCCAAACGGTACACCAGAATTCGGATACGGTACGTAACGCCGCTCAACTGGCGCAGGCCGCCAGCAACACTGCCGCTAAAGGCGGTGAAGCCGTCAGCAATATTGTTGTTACCATGCAAGAAATCACCAACAGCTCACACAAAATTGGTGACATCATCAGCGTCATTGACAGCATCGCCTTCCAGACTAATATTCTGGCGCTCAATGCCGCAGTAGAGGCTGCACGAGCGGGTGAGCAAGGCCGTGGTTTTGCCGTGGTGGCGGGCGAAGTGCGCTCGCTGGCACAGCGCTCCGCCACCGCCGCCAAAGAGATTAAAGCGTTGATCGACCACAGCGTCGAGAAAGTCGAGACGGGTTCTGTTCTGGTCAGCAATGCGGGAACGACGATCGAAGAATTAGTGCGTCAGGCTCGACACGTTGCCGATCTGATCGGCGAAATTGGCGTCACCACGCAGGAACAAGAGTCCGGCGTCTCACAGATTCATGATGCCGTTAACCAACTCGATCAGGTGACGCAACAGAACGCCGCGCTCGTTGAGCAATCCGCGTCTGCTGCCGATAGCCTGAGCGATCAGGCAGCCCATCTGGTAGAGCTGATGAAAGTCTTCATCGTTGACGGCGGAACGTCGCAGCGCATTGCGCCCGCGTTAAAAAGACCCTCAAGCGCAAAGCTTTCCCTAACGAACCATAAAAGCGGTACAGGAAACCACAGTCAAAACTGGGAACAGTTCTAATTACCCACAGGGGGATGCCACGCATCCCCCTGCTTATATTCTTTCACCTCCCGCCACACACAGCATTTGCCGTTTTTCCTCATCATCGTGCGCCATGCCACAGCAGTAAGAATTAAAATCAATGTTTTCCCCAAAAATGCCGATATTTCAGACTGAACGGGTCAGTTATTCACCTAAAGGATCGGGAACCACGCCAGTACATTGCTTCCTGAGAATAAAAAAACTCACGTAATAACGATATACCTTTTAAATAGGTCATGGGGATAACATGCAGCGTATAAGAAAAATGAAACTGGGCACTCAGGTCGGTTCGGGTTTTGCCATTGTTATTATTATCGGCCTATTAGTGGCCATCTTCGGCAGAACGCATCTGATTGGCCTCGGGAATACCACTGACAATCTTGCCAAGAACCACCTTGCCAACCTCATCGTGCTACAAGAGTTGAAAGATAATCTGAACGTCACGATCAAAGCCACGTTACGCATGCTTATCACAACGGAAAAAACGGTTCTGGAGGACAATCAAAAACTGATTGAAACCACGAGCGCCAAAAACGCAAAGCTCGTCACTCAACTAGAAGAGAATTTACAAGCAAAAGAGGTTCGCAATATTCTGGGTGACCTTCAACAAAACCGCACTGCATTTGCCACCGTAGGCCGTCAATCCGTCGCCCTGTCGCTCAACAATAAACAGGCCGAATCCATCGAGTTAGTCAAAACCCAGCTTGAGCCGATACAAACCAAACTTTTCAACAATCTGAACACCATGATTCAATTGCAGAAAGACTACACCACGCAAACGGCCACCAATGCGATTGAAGAGTCTTACTATGATGGCAATTCACTGTTGATACTGGCAGGCATCGCTTCATTGATTGGTGTGTGCATCGCCTGGCTGATTACTCGCCACATCAAAAAGCAACTGGGTGGCGAACCCACCTATGCCACACAGGTCACACAGGAAATCGCCCAGGGTAATCTCGCCATACCGATTAATCTGGCGACAGGCGACACGACCAGCCTGTTATCCGCCATGAACCACATGCGCAAGAGCCTGAGTGGTATTGTTGAACAGGTGCGTGAAAGCAGTGAATCCATCGCGACCGGAGCCAGCCAGATCGCCGCAGGCAGCACCGATCTCAGCCAGCGCACGGAAGAGCAAGCAGCCAACCTGCAACAAACCGCTGCCTCAATGGAAGAAATGAGCCAAACCGTGAGACAGAACTCAGATACGGTGCGTAACGCTGCACAACTGGCGCAGGCCACCAGCAATACTGCGGCTAAAGGTGGTGAAGCCGTCAACAATATCGTTATCACCATGAAAGAAATTACTGACAGCTCGCAAAAAATTGGTGACATCATCAGCGTCATTGATGGTATCGCTTTTCAGACCAATATTCTGGCGCTCAACGCCGCAGTAGAGGCCGCACGCGCGGGTGAGCAAGGACGAGGTTTTGCCGTAGTCGCTGGCGAAGTGCGCTCGCTGGCACAGCGCTCCGCCACCGCCGCCAAAGAGATTAAAGAGCTGATCGGCCACAGCGTCAAGAAAGTCGAGACGGGTTCTGCTCTGGTCAGCGATGCGGGAACGACGATCGAAGAGTTAGTGCGTCAAGCCCGCCACGTTGCCGACTTGATCAACGAAATTGGCGTCACCACGCAGGAACAAGAATCCGGCGTTTCACAGATTCATGATGCCGTTAACCAACTCGATCAGGTCACCCAGCAGAACGCTGCTCTCGTCGAGCAATCCGCTTCCGCTGCCGATAGCCTGAGCGATCAGGCCGCCCATCTGGTAGAGCTGATGAAAGTCTTCGTCGTTGAAGGCGGGTCGTCGCAGCATGTTGCATCGCCGCTGAAAAGGCCCACCAGCACAACGCTTTCCCTCGCTAATCCTAAAAGCAAAACGGGAAGCAGTAGCCAAAACTGGGAAACCTTTTAACGATTAAGTAAAAGAAAGCCAAACCGCTGAGCAATCAGCGGTTTTTTATCCCTTTTGAACCTGAACACCTCACATCACCACTTAGTACGTTTCCACTATTGATTGAAAAAAGAGTCGCTATGCATTGAAGAAAATGACCAACGCTTTCAATAGGGAAAAGCAATTAATAAAAAATAAAAATTAGCAATTGGCTTTATACCAAGTGAAATAGAATAAAATAAATAGAAAGTAAGAGAAGCGGCGATCTGAGATTATAAAGAACATCAAATATATGATGGTAAAAACACCATATCCTTCAAAAAAAAAGAATAAATGAAAACAAATATCGCTTTAGGGCTGAATAAATAAGCAAAAAATCATAATCGCAACGTTTATTAACATGGTTGTCAATTTAACATTACACCTCCCTCCCCGCTCGCGTGAAGTATAACCCCTATCGATATTGCGGCTTTCCTTTCATCCCTTTATACTCCTGCGCCATCATTTCTCCTTATATGCAAATGTTCTTCCGAACGAATTCACACTCACAGTACACCGCATTTCATCCATCATCACTTAGCGAATAACGTCACAGGAACCAGTAAGCACAGCTTACGTTTATTACCACAAGGAAACGGGCAATGAGTAAAAGGACACATAAACGCGATGGCACTTGCAAAATCAATATGTTCTCGCAACGTTTATTTCACATTACAAGCATACCAGTTCTAACAATAGTCGTTTTCAACATATAATAAGGGACACCATGAATCTCATCAAAAATAGCAGCCTGGGTAAAATGCTAGGGACAGGCTTTACTCTGGTCATTGCCATCGGTTTTCTGGTGGCGATATTTGGTCGTATCCAGTTAGACAAACTCGGCGAAAACATTCAAGTGTTATCGCAAGTCCGTATTGCCAACCTCCTGATGATGGAAGAGTTTAAAGACAACATTAACGCCAATGCGATTGCTGTCAGAAATCTGGTATTGCTGGAAGACGAGAGGCAAATGCAGGAAGAGAAAGCGCGTATCGAGGAGCTAATCTCTCGCAATAACGCACTGCTATTAAAAATAGACGATAGCACTGTCGATAAGCATGCTAAGGGGCTGGTAACCATACTGGAACAGGTACGCCCAGCTTACAGCGTCGCCATGAAAGAGGCTATTACGCTGGCGATGACAGGCAAGAATAACGAAGCACGTGACCTGTTATTAACCGACGTAAAAGCCAAGCAGGATTCTGTCTTTAACGCCTTGAATAACATGGTTAACTGGCAAGAGAAACTCACGGTTGAAATCGCCGATCAATCTTTAAAAAATGCGAATAATGCGGGTACGCTGATGGTCATCATCGCCCTGCTTTCCGTCGTGCTGGGTATACTGATTTCATGGTGGATCACTCGGACGATTAAACGCCAAATCGGGGGGGAACCGGCCTACACGCTGGAAGTAACGCGTCAGGTCGCACAAGGGAATCTGGCCGTTACGATTGAACTACGCGACGGAGACACCACCAGCGTACTGGCGTCGATAGAAGATATGCGTCAAAACCTGAGCAATCTTGTCGGTCAGGTACATCAGAGCAGCGAATCGATCGCCACGGGTGCGACACAGATCGCAATGGGCAACACCGATCTCAGCCAACGCACGGAAGAGCAGGCGGCGAACCTTCAGGAAACCGCCGCCTCGATGGAACAGATGAATACCACGGTGAAACAGAATGCGGCGACCGTGCGCACCGCAACAGAGTTAGCCCATTCTGCCAGCACTACGGCGCAGAAAGGCGGCGATGCAGTCAATAACGTTGTACGGACAATGGAAGATATCACCGCCAGTTCGCGTAAAATCGGCGATATTATCGGTGTCATAGATAGCATTGCTTTCCAGACCAACATTCTGGCCCTCAACGCTGCCGTTGAAGCAGCAAGAGCCGGTGAACAGGGCCGTGGCTTCGCCGTGGTCGCCAGTGAAGTGCGTTCTCTGGCACAGCGTTCCGCTTCCGCCGCGCGTGAAATCAAAGATCTGATTAGCGTAAGCGTAGCGAATGTAGAAATGGGTGAGAAACTGGTTAACGACGCAGGTATCACCATCAAAGACATTGTCGAAAAATCTCAGCACGTTGCTAACCTGCTCAGTGAAATCGGCCTGACAACACACGAGCAGGAACAAGGCGTTGCCCAAGTGAATGATGCGGTGAATCAGCTCGATCAGGTGACGCAGCAGAATGCCGCACTGGTGGAAGAGTCAGCTTCTGCCGCTGACAGCTTGAGTGAGCAGGCCAGAACGCTGCTGGAATTAATGGGCGTTTTCAAAATCAGCGGCGTTCAAGCACCAGCACCGCGACTGACATCACCGATGAAACCGCAAACTGCACCGAGATTGGCTCTAGCCAGCCAATCAGGTAACGCCAGCAGCAATAACTGGGAAACCTTTTAACGAAGACGGCCAAACTATCGTCTCCTTCAATGTTTTATCATAAAAACAAAGCCGCTGAGCCTTCAGCGGTTTTTTGTAGTATAGGGATAGCAAGAATAAATAATAAGGCTAAAAAAACCGCGATAATTAATAAACATCACAATTAGAAATAACAAGTTACAAACTAATAGTGATAAGGAAAGAAAATACTCCTTGCTGGGTATTAATTTGTTGATTGATATTTATTAATCCATCCTAATTACCATAAGAAAATAATATTAAATTTCCGCCGGATAATAAATCAGGGGGGTTTTATTACGCTTATTCTGCCATCAACCTATCACGTTATTGTCTACACTTTATTTGTCATTCCCTTAGCCTGTAAATATCCCCAACAGGCATTCCATACGTGTCTGAACGCGACAATTATTTCCTTTCGCCAATGCAGCGACTGGGCACACATGTCGCCGACATTCCTGCCTCGAAGAAATGTTGGGAGATAAGCGGAATGATAAAAACAATAGAGTTCGTGGGGCGAATCGCGTCTGTACCATCGCCCCTAGCATAAAAAAACGACACCTGCTGTGTCAGATCTCAATAAATAAAAAAGGAACATCATGAAGAATATAAGTTTGGGAAAAATGTTAGGGGCAGGATTTACGCTCATTATCGTTATTGGGTTTTTAGTCGCCATATTGGGTCGCATTCAATTAGAAAAGCTCGGGGGAAATATTCAGTTTTTGTCACAAATGCGTATTTCCAATCTCCTGCTCATGCAGGAAGTTAAAGACAACGTCAACATCGCGGCACGATCCATCAGAAATATTGCGCTACTAACCGACCAACAGCAAATGAAGGTGGAACAAGATCGCATTGAGAAAACCATCGCACGCAATAGCGATTTACTCGTACAAATACGCAAAAACGCGGTGGATAACGAGGCTAAAACACTGCTCGCCACGTTCGAGCAGGCTCGCCCCGCGTATACCAGCAGCATGAAGAAAGCCATCGTTCTGGCTATGACCAGCGAACACGACGCATTTCGTAACGTCCTGCTGACGGAGGTACGCACCACGCAAGCAAGCGTATTCGATACGCTGGATAAAATGGTTGAGATGCAAAAACAACTGACTGTCACGCTCGCCAATGAATCTGAGAATAATGCGTTACGCGCTGGCACCCTAATGCTGATCATCGCACTGGGCTCTGCTCTGCTGGGAGGCGTTGTTGCCTGGTGGATTACCCGGAAAATCAAGCGCCAGCTTGGTGGGGAACCCGCCTATACGCTGGAGATTACCCGCCAGGTTGCACAAGGGAATCTTGCCATCGCTATTGAACGACGCGCCGGAGACACCACCAGCGTCCTCGCTGCGATGGAGGAAATGCGCCAAAGCCTGAGCAATATCGTTGGGCAAGTCCATCAAAGCAGCGAGTCTATCGCCACAGGCGCTAGTCAGATTGCGATGGGGAATACCGATCTCAGCCAGCGCACAGAAGAGCAGGCCGCCAACCTGCAAGAAACCGCTGCTTCCATGGAAGAAATGAATACCACGGTTAAACAGAACGCCGACACCGTGCGCACCGCCGCACAGCTCGCCAACTCAGCCAGTGCCGCCGCCCGTAAAGGAGGGGATGTCGTCAACAACGTCGTGCGGACTATGGAAGAGATCACGGCTAGTTCACGTAAAATCGGCGATATTATTGGCGTGATTGACGGTATTGCTTTCCAAACCAATATTCTGGCACTCAACGCCGCTGTCGAAGCCGCGCGAGCGGGAGAACAGGGACGCGGGTTTGCAGTCGTCGCCGGAGAAGTTCGCTCATTGGCTCAACGCTCCGCTTCTGCTGCGCGTGAAATCAAGGATCTGATTGGCGTTAGCGTAGGAAAAGTGGAAGCCGGTGAGGCGCTCGTTAACGAAGCGGGCATCACCATAGAAGAAGTTGTGGAACAATCGCAGCGAGTCGCCAGCCTTATCACGGAGATCGGCCTGACTACGCATGAGCAGGAACAGGGCGTTTCTCAAGTCAATGATGCGGTGAACCAACTCGATCAGGTCACTCAGCAGAACGCGGCACTGGTTGAAGAGTCGGCTTCCGCCGCAGATAGCCTGAGCCAACAGGCCAAAAATCTGCTTGAACTGATGGGGGTTTTCAAAATTGACGGCGTCCAGCCACAGCGAGCCGCACCACCGGTAGCTACGCAATCCAGACCGAGACTGACGTTAGCTGGCAAGTCGAGTCACCAGAACTGGGAAACCTTTTAAGCATAGAATCGATTCACGCTAAAAAAGACGATTAATACTAAAAAAGCCGCTGAAATATCAGC includes the following:
- a CDS encoding methyl-accepting chemotaxis protein, yielding MNFLAKMKLGTMLGSGFASVIIIGLMVAVLGRVHLANLGKDIESLSEKNLTNLLLIQDTKSGFEVVARVVRNIGLSQDNARIQEEKRLFDQQITRNNEALAKVYKQLAEPEARDLLEQLTQARPVYLQAVNKAIALSLSGVPEEKVQATLVMVNEMPPAQASVFAALDGLTALQKEQTMKMTTNAMNKAKDDGNMLLLFAAFSVFIGIFISILITRTIKNLLGGEVTYAAQIAQAVAQGNLAVAINLRSGDDRSVLAAMDGMRKSLSSIVEQVRESSESIATGASQIAAGSTDLSQRTEEQAANLQQTAASMEEMSQTVHQNSDTVRNAAQLAQAASNTAAKGGEAVSNIVVTMQEITNSSHKIGDIISVIDSIAFQTNILALNAAVEAARAGEQGRGFAVVAGEVRSLAQRSATAAKEIKALIDHSVEKVETGSVLVSNAGTTIEELVRQARHVADLIGEIGVTTQEQESGVSQIHDAVNQLDQVTQQNAALVEQSASAADSLSDQAAHLVELMKVFIVDGGTSQRIAPALKRPSSAKLSLTNHKSGTGNHSQNWEQF
- a CDS encoding methyl-accepting chemotaxis protein; its protein translation is MQRIRKMKLGTQVGSGFAIVIIIGLLVAIFGRTHLIGLGNTTDNLAKNHLANLIVLQELKDNLNVTIKATLRMLITTEKTVLEDNQKLIETTSAKNAKLVTQLEENLQAKEVRNILGDLQQNRTAFATVGRQSVALSLNNKQAESIELVKTQLEPIQTKLFNNLNTMIQLQKDYTTQTATNAIEESYYDGNSLLILAGIASLIGVCIAWLITRHIKKQLGGEPTYATQVTQEIAQGNLAIPINLATGDTTSLLSAMNHMRKSLSGIVEQVRESSESIATGASQIAAGSTDLSQRTEEQAANLQQTAASMEEMSQTVRQNSDTVRNAAQLAQATSNTAAKGGEAVNNIVITMKEITDSSQKIGDIISVIDGIAFQTNILALNAAVEAARAGEQGRGFAVVAGEVRSLAQRSATAAKEIKELIGHSVKKVETGSALVSDAGTTIEELVRQARHVADLINEIGVTTQEQESGVSQIHDAVNQLDQVTQQNAALVEQSASAADSLSDQAAHLVELMKVFVVEGGSSQHVASPLKRPTSTTLSLANPKSKTGSSSQNWETF
- a CDS encoding methyl-accepting chemotaxis protein, yielding MKNISLGKMLGAGFTLIIVIGFLVAILGRIQLEKLGGNIQFLSQMRISNLLLMQEVKDNVNIAARSIRNIALLTDQQQMKVEQDRIEKTIARNSDLLVQIRKNAVDNEAKTLLATFEQARPAYTSSMKKAIVLAMTSEHDAFRNVLLTEVRTTQASVFDTLDKMVEMQKQLTVTLANESENNALRAGTLMLIIALGSALLGGVVAWWITRKIKRQLGGEPAYTLEITRQVAQGNLAIAIERRAGDTTSVLAAMEEMRQSLSNIVGQVHQSSESIATGASQIAMGNTDLSQRTEEQAANLQETAASMEEMNTTVKQNADTVRTAAQLANSASAAARKGGDVVNNVVRTMEEITASSRKIGDIIGVIDGIAFQTNILALNAAVEAARAGEQGRGFAVVAGEVRSLAQRSASAAREIKDLIGVSVGKVEAGEALVNEAGITIEEVVEQSQRVASLITEIGLTTHEQEQGVSQVNDAVNQLDQVTQQNAALVEESASAADSLSQQAKNLLELMGVFKIDGVQPQRAAPPVATQSRPRLTLAGKSSHQNWETF
- a CDS encoding methyl-accepting chemotaxis protein; translation: MNLIKNSSLGKMLGTGFTLVIAIGFLVAIFGRIQLDKLGENIQVLSQVRIANLLMMEEFKDNINANAIAVRNLVLLEDERQMQEEKARIEELISRNNALLLKIDDSTVDKHAKGLVTILEQVRPAYSVAMKEAITLAMTGKNNEARDLLLTDVKAKQDSVFNALNNMVNWQEKLTVEIADQSLKNANNAGTLMVIIALLSVVLGILISWWITRTIKRQIGGEPAYTLEVTRQVAQGNLAVTIELRDGDTTSVLASIEDMRQNLSNLVGQVHQSSESIATGATQIAMGNTDLSQRTEEQAANLQETAASMEQMNTTVKQNAATVRTATELAHSASTTAQKGGDAVNNVVRTMEDITASSRKIGDIIGVIDSIAFQTNILALNAAVEAARAGEQGRGFAVVASEVRSLAQRSASAAREIKDLISVSVANVEMGEKLVNDAGITIKDIVEKSQHVANLLSEIGLTTHEQEQGVAQVNDAVNQLDQVTQQNAALVEESASAADSLSEQARTLLELMGVFKISGVQAPAPRLTSPMKPQTAPRLALASQSGNASSNNWETF